The following proteins are encoded in a genomic region of Pyricularia oryzae 70-15 chromosome 6, whole genome shotgun sequence:
- a CDS encoding 3-oxoacyl-[acyl-carrier-protein] reductase, which translates to MAPFKVFEGKLAIVTGASRSFGAVVAEHFASRGANVVINYATEGSTPKAEALAKRFEAEYGVKALPVLADLSQVESAQKIVDATRAHFTDAATGRFQIDIIVNNAAVVNAQGLEQLDLDLFQTTFDVNCRAPALLIKAAIPHLPTDRSGRIVNISSATTTWGVWWQTAYAGTKGALEAMTRVWARELAERATVNTVSPGPMDTGLYSSLPDEPREALRPFNTLTPLAKARPGVDSPEVLDLAQSIGGRPGYLEEVAGIVGVVCLPESGWMTGNQVGASGGGAFVR; encoded by the exons ATGGCACCTTTCAAAGTCTTTGAAGGCAAGCTTGCCATCGTCACCGGCGCCTCACGCA GCTTCGGTGCCGTAGTGGCCGAgcactttgccagccggggCGCCAACGTGGTCATCAACTACGCCACCGAAGGCTCGACCCCCAAGGCCGAGGCCCTGGCCAAGCGCTTCGAGGCCGAGTACGGCGTCAAGGCGCTCCCCGTGCTCGCGGACCTGAGCCAGGTCGAGTCGGCACAAAAGATCGTCGACGCCACGAGGGCGCACTTTACCGACGCCGCAACGGGCCGCTTCCAGATCGACATCATCGTCAACAACGCCGCCGTGGTCAACGCGCAGGGGCTGGAGcagctggacctggacctgttCCAAACGACGTTTGACGTCAACTGCCGGGCGCCGGCGCTGCTCATCAAGGCCGCCATCCCGCACCTGCCCACCGACCGCTCCGGCCGCATCGTCAACATCTCgagcgccaccaccacctgggGCGTGTGGTGGCAGACGGCCTACGCCGGCACAAAGGGCGCCCTCGAGGCCATGACGCGCGTCTGGGCCCGCGAGCTGGCCGAGAGGGCCACCGTCAACACCGTCTCGCCCGGCCCCATGGACACGGGGCTCTACTCCAGCCTGCCCGACGAGCCGCGCGAGGCCCTTCGTCCCTTCAACACCCTGACGCCGCTGGCCAAGGCTCGCCCCGGCGTCGACAGCCCAGAGGTGCTGGACCTGGCCCAGAGCATAGGAGGGCGCCCCGGTTACCTGGAGGAGGTTGCGGGTATTGTGGGGGTTGTCTGCCTGCCCGAGAGTGGGTGGATGACAGGTAACCAGGTTGGTGCAAGTGGCGGTGGTGCTTTTGTCAGGTAA